Proteins found in one Malassezia vespertilionis chromosome 5, complete sequence genomic segment:
- the TIM50 gene encoding mitochondrial inner membrane protein required for protein import (COG:U; EggNog:ENOG503NW4Q; BUSCO:EOG09262QRH; TransMembrane:1 (i80-98o)) yields MRAFATDAKDSKGTGGQEPAANDKKPLSELPRGNFSLDIDTTSVLDKGALEAPKDGEGRPRTNAKARGQGTTSAEKSRGFMMRAMLIGSCFVGAYMVWTLGRDFDEHEHEIFHDKDNINSFIGRLMLRIQAMRETVDKPVWDKLLPDPLPFPYSRPYTLVVDLDQLLVASSWDTANGWRTAKRPGLDYFLGYLSQWYEIVLFTSQPFYAVDKMLEKLDPDRRYFAYQLFRESCRQNGGKLVKDISHLNRDPRKVIILDINPEHAALQPENAIIMDPWKGNKDDRELLALVPFLDAIGIYGVEDVRTTLKVYEGKHITTEHAKSEAMLKKRHEEEWQARKQRLGGLSSLFGSVSTGHSTKEPPKTLLETERARFHQGYLEDMRFWKENGEKLRKEMLEEQEKQLQQMKMNAWDGVARIFGGGAGTPPPPQEEPARA; encoded by the coding sequence ATGCGTGCATTCGCCACCGATGCCAAGGATTCAAAGGGCACTGGCGGACAAGAGCCTGCAGCGAACGACAAAAAACCGCTGTCGGAGCTTCCTCGTGGAAATTTCTCGTTGGATATTGATACCACGTCGGTTCTTGACAAAGGGGCGCTGGAGGCGCCGAAAGATGGCGAAGGAAGGCCGCGCACCAatgccaaggcgcgtgGCCAAGGCACGACCTCTGCGGAAAAGAGCCGTGGTTTCATGATGCGTGCTATGCTTATCGGTTCATGTTTTGTTGGTGCATATATGGTCTGGACGCTTGGCCGCGACTTTGATGAGCACGAGCACGAGATCTTTCACGACAAAGATAACATCAATTCGTTCATCGGACGGCtgatgctgcgcatccaAGCAATGCGCGAGACGGTGGATAAGCCCGTATGGGACAAGTTGTTGCCAGACCCACTGCCGTTCCCATATTCGCGCCCATACACTCTGGTTGTGGATCTTGATCAGCTGCTGGTTGCGTCCAGCTGGGATACCGCAAATGGATGGCGCACTGCCAAACGCCCCGGTTTGGACTACTTTTTGGGCTACCTGTCGCAGTGGTACGAAATTGTGCTGTTCACCTCACAACCCTTTTATGCGGTGGACAAGATGCTTGAAAAGCTGGACCCTGACCGCCGGTACTTTGCCTACCAGCTCTTCCGTGAGAGTTGTCGCCAGAATGGAGGAAAGCTGGTAAAGGACATCAGCCACTTGAATCGTGATCCACGCAAGGTGATTATTCTCGACATTAATCccgagcacgccgcgctgcaacCGGAGAATGCAATCATCATGGACCCATGGAAAGGCAACAAAGACGACCGCGAacttcttgcgcttgttcCCTTCCTCGATGCAATTGGTATTTACGGTGTAGAAGATGTGCGCACGACACTCAAGGTGTATGAAGGCAAGCACATCACCACAGAGCATGCCAAGAGCGAGGCAATGCTCAAGAAGCGCCACGAAGAAGAATGGCAAGCAAGGAAGCAGCGTCTCGGTGGACTTTCGAGTTTGTTTGGGAGCGTTTCTACGGGGCACTCTACCAAGGAGCCACCAAAGACACTGCTCGAAACCGAGCGTGCCCGCTTCCACCAGGGCTACCTGGAGGACATGAGGTTCTGGAAAGAGAACGGCGagaagctgcgcaaggaaaTGTTGGAGGAGCAGGAGAAGCAGTTGCAGCAGATGAAGATGAATGCGTGGGACGGTGTTGCACGCATATTTGGTGGCGGTGCAGGCACGCCCCCGCCCCCTCAGGAGGAGCCTGCGCGGGCCTAA
- a CDS encoding nicotinamide N-methyltransferase (EggNog:ENOG503P1WG; COG:S): protein MADEAEFSPSFGQPGTTFVYRPKQLCTYFPAQDAPKLPVVLPDAPMYMLFAHRLWRAGMLLADAIYTGAIEMDGKCVCELGAGVGLPALTAALCASPTKVVVTDYDDDDVINALRCNVRRTLDANPTMHPSPISIYPHTWGNAMDDVLDLLPCSASDPSPRFDVLLLADCIWERFAHASLLKSITGLLARRADARVYMVAGLHTGRAVLLQFLRRMLDAGFVLVSLPHLDRWPSLAGTPIAELPGAEHIMELQVDVHPEGSLDSPGVVAHLRCCWRTRRQYRSGITG from the exons ATGGCGGACGAGGCCGAGTTTTCACCGTCGTTTGGGCAGCCGGGCACCACCTTTGTGTATCGACCCAAGCAACTGTGCACCTATTTTCCTGCTCAAGATGCGCCAAAATTACCAGTCGTGCTCCCCGATGCGCCCATGTATATGTTATTTGCGCATCGATTATGGCGGGCAGGAATGCTGCTTGCGGATGCAATCTATACGGGCGCGATTGAAATGGATGGAAAGTGTGTCTgcgagcttggcgcagGCGTCGGGCTTCCTGCTTTGACAGCGGCATTGTGCGCAAGCCCCACCAAGGTCGTCGTGACGGATtatgacgacgacgatgtgATCAAtgcgttgcgctgcaacgtgcgccgcacattgGACGCGAACCCCACCATGCACCCTTCGCCGATCAGCATATACCCACATACGTGGGGGAATGCCATGGACGATGTCTTGGATCTtttgccgtgcagcgcatcggaTCCTTCTCCACGATTTGATGTGCTCCTCTTAGCAGACTGCATTTGGGAGCGGTTTGCACATGCGTCGCTCCTCAAGTCGATTACAGGTTTGcttgcacgacgcgctgaTGCACGCGTGTATATGGTTGCAGGGCTGCATACAGGCCGTGCGGTACTGCTTCAATTCCTACGTAGAATGCTCGATGCGGGGTTCGTCCTGGTATCCTTACCCCACCTCGATCGCTGGCCGTCGCTGGCGGGTACGCCCATCGCAGAATTACCAGGTGCGGAGCACATTATGGAGCTACAAGTagacg TGCACCCGGAAGGGAGCCTGGACTCACCGggcgtcgtcgcgcatttacgctgctgctggaggacgaggcgccAGTACAGGAGCGGAATCACTGGCTGA
- a CDS encoding uncharacterized protein (COG:A; EggNog:ENOG503P4NR), translating into MEKGNSVAGFSLLPVRYGNSAGYKFAVHYMYVREHLRGKEAAILPPGRTLFVVNLPTDATRGMVRALFRKAGAIEAIHLHNILGVDMPDDDEGDEEAYTGVPASTNNAAPNKSGPPNVIPLPALDPNMLLGSGSSAHIVFLDDSSLGRAKQLVAKYQAKPYVWPRPDAAGAEEDSDEESTRNYKQKPAAPKESRLVGLAYLLARHRMHRPPLDRVKQHADSAIARYSWIREHPQWLMEQRMHGDQTTSMGVGIQAASVGPDGALLDEDGFTIVQKGNKYGRSGGESSAGTFGAITPEFEELLRTNPEKKKAKELQDFYRYQFRERKRQQFATLRSQFEADKQKVAQRKASMRFKPY; encoded by the exons ATGGAAAAGGGGAACAGCGTCGCTGGGTTCAGCTTGCTCCCCGTACGCTACGGAAATAGTGCTGGATACAAATTCGCCGTGCATTACATGTATGTGCGTGAGCATCTGAGGGGGAAAGAAGCGGCAATACTACCGCCGGGCCGCACGCTTTTTGTTGTCAACCTGCCCACCGACGCAACGCGCGGCATGGTTCGTGCCTTGTTTCGCAAGGCAGGCGCTATTGAAGCGATTCATTTGCATAACATTCTTGGTGTAGACATGCCGGATGACGACGagggcgacgaggaagcGTATACTGGCGTACCGGCGTCTACGAATAACGCAGCGCCCAACAAGAGCGGCCCGCCCAATGTCATTCCGCTGCCGGCATTAGACCCCAACATGCTTTTGGGGTCAGGATCAAGTGCACATATTGTATTCCTCGACGATTCCTCGCTCGGACGTGCAAAGCAACTCGTTGCAAAGTACCAGGCGAAGCCGTACGTATGGCCGCGCCCCGACGCTGCGGGTGCGGAAGAGGATAGCGACGAGGAGAGCACGAGGAATTACAAGCAAAAGCCTGCTGCTCCCAAGGAATCCCGGCTGGTAGGGCTTGCATACCTTTTGGCACGGCACCGTATGCATCGGCCACCTTTGGACCGTGTGAAGCAGCATGCCGACTCGGCCATTGCACGGTATTCATGGATTCGCGAGCATCCACAATGGCTCATGGAACAACGTATGCATGGTGATCAGACGACCAGCATGGGCGTAGGGATCCAAGCGGCAAGCGTTGGTCcagacggcgcgcttttgGACGAGGACGGGTTTACCATTGTGCAAAAGGGCAACAAGTACGGCCGCTCTGGTGGTgaaagcagcgcaggtACCTTTGGCGCTATTACACCCGAATTTGAGGAACTCTTGCGCACTAACCCCGAGAAGAAAAAGGCCAAGGAACTGCAAGACTTTTACCGCTACCAGTTCCGCGAGCGGAAACGCCAGCAATTTGCCACGCTGCGTTCGCAGTTCGAGGCGGACAAACAAAAGGTTGCACAACGCAAGGCATCCATGCGTTTCAAACC GTACTGA
- the RSM24 gene encoding 37S ribosomal protein S24, mitochondrial (COG:J; BUSCO:EOG09264KIV; EggNog:ENOG503P1QX) translates to MKHFQYDDIPTHGHMKLQKQRQLLGYYRLLKNEFPQLHELAEPFQPPPAQNILQFTFTHYQGEEHPNARKVVLHVNVEDLAKVHALDTTYAKHKFLLLAGSRWQPTSPALVGRLNAALAQSKEALDAAYNAEPLGVVTIASTAYPHEPQNMKWCSDVLDRMIEEANKEPSFADIPLDVRPYIKSNARGGQTLRPTVSDFPAEWL, encoded by the coding sequence ATGAAACATTTCCAGTACGACGACATTCCAACACACGGGCACATGAAGCTCCAAAAACAGCGTCAGCTGCTAGGGTACTACCGGCTCTTGAAAAATGAATTCCCCCAGCTGCATGAGCTGGCAGAGCCGTTCCAGCCCCCACCCGCACAAAATATCCTGCAGTTTACATTCACCCATTACCAGGGCGAAGAGCATcccaatgcgcgcaaggtCGTGCTCCACGTCAATGTAGAAGACCTCGCCAAGGTACATGCACTTGACACGACGTACGCAAAGCACAAGTTCTTGCTGCTCGCAGGCTCTCGATGGCAACCGACGAGTCCTGCGCTGGTCGGTCGTCtgaatgcggcgcttgcacaaagcaaggaggcgctcgatgcggcCTACAATGCGGAACCGCTTGGTGTTGTGACGATTGCAAGCACGGCGTATCCACATGAGCCGCAAAACATGAAATGGTGCAGCGATGTGCTGGACCGGATGATTGAAGAGGCGAACAAGGAGCCGAGCTTTGCCGATATCCCTCTCGATGTTCGTCCCTATATCAAGTCGAATGCACGCGGCGGTCAAACACTGCGGCCCACGGTATCCGACTTCCCGGCAGAATGGCTATAG